In Bordetella holmesii ATCC 51541, the following proteins share a genomic window:
- a CDS encoding sulfur transport family protein gives MLSPWLYGIFADVPASRFISSTPALILAGLLVGFGTRLGSGCTTGHGVCGLASGAPRSVASVLIFTVTAMAVVAAVRHLSGS, from the coding sequence GTGCTGTCGCCGTGGCTCTACGGTATCTTTGCTGATGTGCCGGCGTCCCGATTTATCTCCAGCACACCAGCGCTCATTCTGGCAGGTTTGCTGGTCGGGTTCGGCACCCGGCTGGGGTCAGGCTGCACCACGGGGCACGGCGTTTGCGGGCTGGCGAGCGGCGCACCGAGGTCCGTGGCTTCGGTGCTGATTTTCACGGTGACGGCCATGGCGGTGGTCGCCGCCGTGCGTCATCTGTCAGGGAGCTGA
- a CDS encoding hxlR-like helix-turn-helix family protein has protein sequence MPASVIDVDLPALRATAAHCCALLKALANTDRLLLLCQLVEGERNVGQLEALTGIRQPTLSQQLAVLRDEGLVGTRRAGKYIYYSMASLEGRQVMQTLSGLYCSRSLERAQ, from the coding sequence ATGCCTGCTTCTGTCATCGATGTCGATCTGCCGGCGCTGCGCGCCACGGCGGCTCATTGCTGTGCGCTGTTGAAGGCGCTGGCCAATACCGACCGCCTGCTGCTGCTGTGCCAACTGGTCGAGGGCGAACGCAACGTCGGGCAGCTCGAAGCGCTCACCGGCATCCGGCAACCCACGCTGTCTCAGCAATTGGCGGTACTGCGCGATGAAGGCCTGGTAGGCACGCGGCGCGCAGGTAAATATATTTACTACAGCATGGCCAGCCTTGAAGGCCGACAGGTCATGCAAACCCTTTCCGGCCTGTACTGCAGCCGGTCCCTGGAGCGTGCGCAATGA
- a CDS encoding metallo-beta-lactamase superfamily protein: MQPQAFFDSTTGTISYVVHDGRVCAIIDPVLDYDPKSGRTSTAGADAIMAFIQTQGLQCQWILETHAHADHLSAARYLQHHMGGKLAIGRSIQQVQAAFKPIFNLDLPADGSQFDHLFQPDETFAIGSLQARALHVPGHTPADMAYQIGDAVFVGDTLFMPDVGTARCDFPGGDAALLYRSIRRLLALPPATRLFMCHDYPPDGRVAAWETTVAAQRATNIHVHDGVAEADFVAMRQKRDATLPMPTLILPAIQVNIRAGALPDPDDNGTRYLKIPLNRL, encoded by the coding sequence ATGCAACCCCAAGCCTTCTTTGATTCCACCACAGGCACCATCAGCTATGTCGTGCACGATGGGCGCGTGTGCGCGATCATCGATCCGGTTCTGGACTATGACCCGAAGTCCGGGCGCACGTCTACCGCTGGCGCCGATGCCATCATGGCCTTCATCCAGACGCAGGGCCTGCAGTGCCAGTGGATCCTCGAGACACACGCTCACGCAGACCACCTGTCCGCGGCACGCTATCTGCAGCATCACATGGGCGGAAAGCTGGCGATCGGCCGCTCCATACAGCAGGTGCAGGCCGCCTTCAAACCTATCTTCAATCTGGATCTGCCCGCCGACGGCAGTCAGTTCGACCATCTGTTCCAGCCCGACGAAACCTTTGCCATCGGCAGCCTGCAGGCCCGCGCGCTGCACGTACCCGGACACACCCCAGCCGACATGGCCTATCAGATCGGCGATGCCGTATTTGTGGGCGATACGCTTTTCATGCCCGATGTGGGCACGGCCCGCTGCGACTTTCCGGGTGGCGATGCCGCCTTGCTCTACCGGTCCATCCGCCGGTTGTTGGCGCTGCCGCCGGCCACCCGCCTGTTCATGTGCCATGACTATCCTCCGGATGGACGAGTCGCGGCCTGGGAAACCACGGTCGCCGCGCAGCGCGCCACCAATATCCATGTGCACGACGGAGTGGCCGAAGCTGACTTCGTCGCCATGCGGCAAAAACGTGACGCGACCTTGCCGATGCCAACCCTGATCCTGCCAGCCATCCAGGTGAATATTCGAGCCGGCGCACTGCCCGATCCTGATGACAATGGCACCCGCTACCTGAAAATCCCGCTCAACCGCCTTTAG
- a CDS encoding polyphosphate kinase 2 family protein — protein MEAQADPVLAKEDYKAREHQLRTALLKAQYDRLNRADRSLLIVVAGIDGAGKGQTINLLND, from the coding sequence ATGGAAGCGCAGGCCGACCCAGTCCTTGCCAAAGAGGATTACAAGGCACGCGAACACCAGTTACGAACGGCCTTGCTCAAAGCGCAATATGACCGGCTCAACCGTGCCGATCGCAGCTTGTTGATCGTGGTCGCCGGCATCGATGGCGCGGGCAAAGGGCAGACCATCAATCTGCTCAACGACTGA